A genomic stretch from Helianthus annuus cultivar XRQ/B chromosome 1, HanXRQr2.0-SUNRISE, whole genome shotgun sequence includes:
- the LOC110926648 gene encoding carotenoid cleavage dioxygenase 8 homolog B, chloroplastic codes for MAFSLSYSAIGNYGLRSCMAVANRDSDGTFGQAMFQKISKSRESSKVSVATDFPPVVVQQPPWRDQVATKERKLAAWTSVRQDRWEGELVVEGEIPQWLNGTYLRNGPGLWHIGDYNFRHLFDGYATIVRLHFENGRLVMAHRQIESDAYKAARKNNKLCYREFSEVPKHDNFLAYIGDLANLFSGASLTDNANTGVVQLGDGRVVCLTETIKGSIVINPNNLETLGKFEYSDSLGTLVHSAHPIVTASEFLTLLPDLLNPGYQVVRMEPGSNERKVIGRVDCRGGPSPGWVHSFPVTEHYVVVPEMPLRYCAQNLLRAEPTPLYKFEWHPESKGFMHVMCKASGKLVASVEVPLFVTFHYINAYEDKDEDGRVTGVIVDCCEHNANPAILDKLRLQNLRSWSGDDVLPDARVGRFKIPLDGSPNGELVDALNPDEHGRGMDMCSINPAYLGKKYRYAYACGAQRPCNFPNTITKIDFEDKKAKSWYDEGSVPSEPFFVARPGATKEDDGVVISMVSDKNGEGYALILDASSFEEIARAKFPYGLPYGLHGCWVPKC; via the exons ATGGCTTTCTCCCTTTCATATTCAGCCATCGGAAACTATGGTTTGCGGTCATGCATGGCGGTTGCAAACCGCGATAGTGATGGTACCTTTGGGCAAGCTATGTTTCAGAAGATTAGTAAGAGTAGAGAGTCAAGTAAAGTGAGTGTAGCAACGGATTTTCCCCCGGTGGTTGTTCAACAACCACCGTGGAGAGATCAGGTTGCAACGAAGGAGCGGAAGCTGGCAGCGTGGACAAGTGTCCGACAAGATCGGTGGGAAGGAGAGCTTGTTGTGGAAGGAGAGATCCCTCAGTGGCTG AACGGGACCTACTTGAGGAATGGACCAGGACTATGGCACATAGGAGACTACAACTTCCGCCACCTTTTCGACGGCTACGCCACCATAGTCCGCCTCCACTTCGAGAACGGACGCCTCGTTATGGCTCACCGGCAAATCGAATCCGATGCATACAAGGCCGCAAGAAAAAATAATAAACTTTGTTACCGTGAATTTTCGGAGGTCCCTAAACATGACAATTTCCTAGCATATATTGGTGACTTGGCCAATTTATTCTCAGGTGCGTCCCTAACTGATAATGCCAATACTGGCGTTGTTCAGTTAGGTGACGGCCGAGTGGTTTGTCTTACTGAGACAATCAAAGGGTCGATTGTTATCAACCCTAATAATTTAGAAACTTTAGGAAAGTTTGAGTATAGTGATTCTTTGGGTACCTTAGTCCACTCGGCGCATCCTATAGTGACTGCGTCCGAATTTTTAACATTGTTGCCAGATTTGTTAAACCCTGGTTATCAAGTGGTGAGGATGGAGCCCGGTTCAAATGAAAGGAAGGTGATTGGTCGGGTTGATTGTCGTGGTGGCCCGTCACCAGGCTGGGTCCATTCGTTTCCAGTGACTGAACATTATGTGGTTGTGCCCGAGATGCCGTTAAGGTATTGTGCACAAAACTTGTTAAGGGCTGAACCTACACCACTTTACAAGTTTGAGTGGCATCCTGAGTCCAAAGGGTTTATGCATGTTATGTGCAAAGCTAGTGGCAAATTG GTGGCAAGTGTGGAAGTTCCTCTATTTGTGACATTTCACTACATTAATGCATATGAAGATAAAGACGAAGATGGGAGGGTAACTGGAGTTATAGTTGATTGTTGTGAACATAATGCCAATCCTGCAATCCTTGATAAACTAAGGCTTCAAAATCTCCGGTCATGGTCTGGCGACGATGTTCTACCCGATGCTAG GGTTGGGAGATTTAAAATACCACTCGATGGAAGTCCGAATGGAGAACTAGTAGACGCTCTAAACCCCGATGAACACGGAAGGGGGATGGATATGTGTAGCATTAATCCAGCTTATCTAGGTAAGAAATACAGATATGCTTACGCTTGTGGTGCGCAACGTCCATGTAACTTCCCCAACACCATCACTAAG ATAGACTTCGAAGATAAGAAAGCAAAGAGCTGGTACGATGAAGGTTCGGTTCCATCAGAACCTTTTTTTGTTGCACGCCCTGGGGCAACAAAAGAGGATGATG GGGTCGTGATATCAATGGTGAGTGACAAAAATGGCGAAGGTTACGCCCTAATATTAGACGCTTCATCATTCGAAGAAATCGCAAGAGCAAAGTTTCCATACGGGCTTCCGTATGGACTTCATGGATGTTGGGTTCCTAAGTGTTAA